The sequence below is a genomic window from Gammaproteobacteria bacterium.
AAACACTATATTTTCTAAAAAGAAACATGGGTCTTTCGGTGACCATTTACGAACGGCTGGTAATCCGTTTGTTTCAACAGCTGCAAGGCTAAAAAGAGATTTCCGGTTAGATCAGCCCAATCCTTCCATTGCCAGCCATAACATTTGCTGTTTCCCCCTGCCAGCAGCGATCGTGCATCAGCGCATTCTGCCTCAAAATACAACGAGATTGTATGTTTATGCGCCGAGAAAACATTGCTGGTTATACCGACAAATCGAAGTTCCTTAAGCTGCAGTCCGGTCTCTTCGTGCACCTCCCGCCGCGCTGCCTGTTCGGGTGATTCACCGGCGTCAATCCAGCCGCCCGGTAACTGCCATTCAAACCCGGATTGCCCGGACTTGCGCTGGCCAAACAGGACCTTGTGCTGATGGGTTACGATAACCGCAACGCCACATGCGACCCGGTTATCTCTGGTGTCGATATTAGTCTCGCTCAAGATATCGCCTGGCATTTGAACTCTATGTTATATTGCGAGTCTATCCTGGATCAATCTCTTGACTAAAAACAAATGCGTGACACCTGGCCCTTATTGAAAACGACCGATTTTCCGATCGTAACCCGGGACAGGCTCGAAATTCTTCAGGTTAATCTCGGTTACCTCTGTAACCAGTCCTGTTTGCATTGCCACGTCGCTGCTGGACCCACGCGCAAGGAATTGATGGAGCGGGAAAATATTCGGCATATCCTCGAGGTTTTGTCTAAACCATCGGTGAACACGCTTGATCTTACCGGCGGCGCACCTGAAATGAATCCCATGTTCAGGGAACTGGTCGTCGCGGCGCGCGAACTCGACATTACGGTTATCGATCGCTGCAATCTAACGATTTTACTGGAACCCGGGTTCGAGGATACCGCAGAGTTTCTTGCCGAGAACGAGGTTCAGATTGTTGCATCTCTGCCGTGTTACATCGAGGACAATGTCGATGGCCAACGCGGAAAGGGGGTCTACCAGAAAAGTATGCGGGCATTGAAACGACTCAACCAGCTAGGATACGGGCAGGACGGGAGTAACCTTACTCTGACCCTGGTTTATAATCCGACCGGACCTTATCTGCCGCCACCGCAGGAAACGCTCGAGCAGGATTACAAAAAATTTCTCGCCGAACAATACCAGATCCAGTTTAACCAGCTTTTTACCATTACCAATATGCCCATTGCTCGTTTCGGCAGCACCCTGATTTCGAAGGGCGAGTTTGAGGGCTACATGAATCTCCTCAAGGATTCATTCAGTGTCGCAAACATGAAAGGCTTAATGTGTATTAATCAACTGAGTATCGACTGGCAGGGTTTTGCTTACGACTGTGATTTCAACCAGATGCTGAACCTCAACATTCGCCACCCTGACAATCAACAGAAGCTCCATATCAGCGATGTCCTGAAGACCAGCCTTGAAAGCATACCCGTCAGCATAGCCGATCATTGTTACGGCTGTACCGCGGGCCAGGGAAGCAGTTGTGGCGGGGCCCTTGCCTGATCATCCACAGTTCAGCATCATAATCCCGGTTCTGAACGAAGCCGCTTATCTCGATCAAAGCCTCGCCAGGCTATTCATGCTCGACGGAGTGGCAAACGGCTGCGAAGTAATTATCTGCGACGGCGGCAGCGAGGATGAAAGCCTGGAAATCGCGGGCCGATATGCCTGTCACA
It includes:
- a CDS encoding NUDIX domain-containing protein — its product is MSETNIDTRDNRVACGVAVIVTHQHKVLFGQRKSGQSGFEWQLPGGWIDAGESPEQAARREVHEETGLQLKELRFVGITSNVFSAHKHTISLYFEAECADARSLLAGGNSKCYGWQWKDWADLTGNLFLALQLLKQTDYQPFVNGHRKTHVSF
- the arsS gene encoding arsenosugar biosynthesis radical SAM protein ArsS (Some members of this family are selenoproteins.), which gives rise to MRDTWPLLKTTDFPIVTRDRLEILQVNLGYLCNQSCLHCHVAAGPTRKELMERENIRHILEVLSKPSVNTLDLTGGAPEMNPMFRELVVAARELDITVIDRCNLTILLEPGFEDTAEFLAENEVQIVASLPCYIEDNVDGQRGKGVYQKSMRALKRLNQLGYGQDGSNLTLTLVYNPTGPYLPPPQETLEQDYKKFLAEQYQIQFNQLFTITNMPIARFGSTLISKGEFEGYMNLLKDSFSVANMKGLMCINQLSIDWQGFAYDCDFNQMLNLNIRHPDNQQKLHISDVLKTSLESIPVSIADHCYGCTAGQGSSCGGALA